One Brassica napus cultivar Da-Ae chromosome A1, Da-Ae, whole genome shotgun sequence genomic region harbors:
- the LOC106346043 gene encoding transcription factor bHLH123 isoform X2, with protein sequence MGDHHDFINSGSWWKVSSSSSISSSSSMRANSIESGGSAAFHDKLHHSLATDHHLQMIGLGLSSQSHVDQWNQSLLGDSKAETGFGVMLQENLNLDATSNANANTTSYQLQESDPSHHQALWRDPHINNIDFKPQLNMTSSNNRGFFLDHQFSPHGSSSTDSSTVTCQGFSSDNPSNTLYGPTATTPNSSSAMFHHHQAAGFNMPGSSDQQPSRTHQASNLGYSQFGSSTGNYDQTALRFSNNATFWNPTATAGNVGPTHHDASSNYFPALQPPQIHAPSFDEQPKGMSEIKDLSSSEVKRAGGDQPAAKRAKSEAASPSPPFKVKKEKMSDRIAALQQLVSPFGKTDQASVLSEAIEYIKFLHQQVSALSNPYMNSGASLQHQQSDHPKELEVSKEPDLRSQGLCLVPVSSTFPVTHDTTVDFWTPTFGGTFR encoded by the exons ATGGGAGATCATCATGATTTCATCAACTCAGGAAGCTGGTGGAaagtatcttcttcttcctcaatatcttcttcctcttccatgAGAGCAAACTCAATTGAATCTGGTGGTTCTGCTGCTTTCCATGATAAGCTTCATCATTCATTAGCTACTGATCATCATCTGCAGATGATTGGTTTAGGGCTCTCTTCACAATCACATGTAGATCAATGGAACCAATCTCTCTT AGGAGATAGTAAAGCGGAGACAGGCTTTGGAGTGATGCTTCAAGAGAATCTCAATTTAGATGCGACCTCAAACGCAAACGCTAACACAACGTCTTACCAGTTGCAAGAATCTGATCCCTCTCACCACCAAGCTTTGTGGCGAGACCCACACATCAATAACATCGATTTCAAACCGCAGCTAAACATGACGAGTAGCAACAACCGCGGGTTCTTCTTGGATCATCAGTTCAGCCCTCACGGGAGCTCAAGCACCGACAGTAGTACAGTGACATGTCAAGGTTTCTCTTCTGACAATCCGTCAAACACTTTGTACGGACCAACGGCAACAACTCCTAACTCCTCTTCAGCTAtgtttcatcatcatcaagcaGCTGGCTTCAACATGCCTGGCTCATCCGATCAGCAGCCGTCTAGGACTCATCAGGCATCAAATCTTGGTTACTCTCAGTTCGGTTCATCCACCGGAAACTACGACCAGACGGCGTTGAGATTCTCTAACAACGCAACGTTTTGGAACCCTACTGCGACGGCGGGAAACGTGGGTCCTACTCATCATGACGCGTCGTCGAACTATTTTCCGGCGTTACAGCCGCCGCAGATTCACGCGCCGAGTTTTGACGAACAACCTAAG GGTATGTCGGAGATTAAAGATTTGAGTAGCAGTGAAGTAAAAAGAGCCGGAGGAGATCAGCCGGCGGCGAAAAGGGCTAAGAGCGAAGCAGCGTCTCCGTCACCACCTTTCAAG gtgaagaaggagaaaatGAGTGACAGAATCGCTGCTCTCCAACAATTGGTTTCACCTTTCGGAAAG ACTGATCAAGCCTCAGTGCTCTCTGAAGCCATTGAATACATTAAGTTCTTACACCAACAAGTTTCA GCTCTGAGTAACCCATACATGAATAGTGGAGCTTCTTTACAGCATCAACAG AGTGATCATCCGAAAGAGCTAGAAGTATCCAAAGAACCAGATCTTAGAAGTCAAGGTTTATGTTTAGTACCAGTTTCGAGCACATTTCCAGTGACACACGATACTACAGTAGATTTCTGGACTCCTACCTTTGGTGGGACTTTTAGATAG
- the LOC106379501 gene encoding protein NDR1-like, translating to MDLDQDTDNGGRSCCSCCLSFIFTAGLTSLFLWLSLRPDKPKCSIEYFYVPALNKSLDAHSRLNTTLNFMVRLANPNRDQGIYYDDVHLSFSNTNSSVANYTVPRFYQGHKKKAKKWGQTLPVNNQTVSRAVLTNGSVVFRMDLKTQVRFKILFWKTKKYGIEVGADVEVNGDGVKAHKKGLKMKKSDSSTRLRSYFPICVLMNLLVLFVIR from the coding sequence ATGGATCTAGATCAAGACACAGACAATGGTGGAAGAAGCTGTTGCAGCTGCTGCCTCAGCTTCATCTTCACTGCTGGTCTCACTTCTCTCTTCTTATGGCTTAGCCTCCGTCCCGACAAACCCAAATGCTCCATCGAATACTTTTACGTTCCTGCCCTCAACAAATCCTTAGATGCACATTCACGTCTCAACACCACTCTCAACTTTATGGTTCGTCTCGCTAATCCAAACAGAGACCAAGGCATCTACTACGACGATGTCCACCTTTCTTTCTCCAACACCAACTCCTCTGTTGCTAACTACACAGTGCCAAGATTCTACCAAGGGCACAAGAAGAAAGCCAAGAAGTGGGGTCAGACTCTTCCTGTGAACAACCAGACGGTTTCACGAGCCGTTTTGACTAATGGATCGGTGGTTTTCCGGATGGATCTGAAGACGCAGGTGAGGTTCAAGATTCTTTTCTGGAAAACAAAGAAGTATGGTATTGAAGTTGGTGCTGATGTTGAAGTCAACGGAGATGGAGTTAAAGCTCATAAGAAAGGGCTTAAGATGAAGAAATCTGATTCTTCTACTAGATTAAGAAGCTATTTTCCGATTTGTGTTTTGATGAATCTGCTCGTGTTGTTTGTGATTCGTTAA
- the LOC106346043 gene encoding transcription factor bHLH123 isoform X1: MGDHHDFINSGSWWKVSSSSSISSSSSMRANSIESGGSAAFHDKLHHSLATDHHLQMIGLGLSSQSHVDQWNQSLLRGDSKAETGFGVMLQENLNLDATSNANANTTSYQLQESDPSHHQALWRDPHINNIDFKPQLNMTSSNNRGFFLDHQFSPHGSSSTDSSTVTCQGFSSDNPSNTLYGPTATTPNSSSAMFHHHQAAGFNMPGSSDQQPSRTHQASNLGYSQFGSSTGNYDQTALRFSNNATFWNPTATAGNVGPTHHDASSNYFPALQPPQIHAPSFDEQPKGMSEIKDLSSSEVKRAGGDQPAAKRAKSEAASPSPPFKVKKEKMSDRIAALQQLVSPFGKTDQASVLSEAIEYIKFLHQQVSALSNPYMNSGASLQHQQSDHPKELEVSKEPDLRSQGLCLVPVSSTFPVTHDTTVDFWTPTFGGTFR, translated from the exons ATGGGAGATCATCATGATTTCATCAACTCAGGAAGCTGGTGGAaagtatcttcttcttcctcaatatcttcttcctcttccatgAGAGCAAACTCAATTGAATCTGGTGGTTCTGCTGCTTTCCATGATAAGCTTCATCATTCATTAGCTACTGATCATCATCTGCAGATGATTGGTTTAGGGCTCTCTTCACAATCACATGTAGATCAATGGAACCAATCTCTCTT AAGAGGAGATAGTAAAGCGGAGACAGGCTTTGGAGTGATGCTTCAAGAGAATCTCAATTTAGATGCGACCTCAAACGCAAACGCTAACACAACGTCTTACCAGTTGCAAGAATCTGATCCCTCTCACCACCAAGCTTTGTGGCGAGACCCACACATCAATAACATCGATTTCAAACCGCAGCTAAACATGACGAGTAGCAACAACCGCGGGTTCTTCTTGGATCATCAGTTCAGCCCTCACGGGAGCTCAAGCACCGACAGTAGTACAGTGACATGTCAAGGTTTCTCTTCTGACAATCCGTCAAACACTTTGTACGGACCAACGGCAACAACTCCTAACTCCTCTTCAGCTAtgtttcatcatcatcaagcaGCTGGCTTCAACATGCCTGGCTCATCCGATCAGCAGCCGTCTAGGACTCATCAGGCATCAAATCTTGGTTACTCTCAGTTCGGTTCATCCACCGGAAACTACGACCAGACGGCGTTGAGATTCTCTAACAACGCAACGTTTTGGAACCCTACTGCGACGGCGGGAAACGTGGGTCCTACTCATCATGACGCGTCGTCGAACTATTTTCCGGCGTTACAGCCGCCGCAGATTCACGCGCCGAGTTTTGACGAACAACCTAAG GGTATGTCGGAGATTAAAGATTTGAGTAGCAGTGAAGTAAAAAGAGCCGGAGGAGATCAGCCGGCGGCGAAAAGGGCTAAGAGCGAAGCAGCGTCTCCGTCACCACCTTTCAAG gtgaagaaggagaaaatGAGTGACAGAATCGCTGCTCTCCAACAATTGGTTTCACCTTTCGGAAAG ACTGATCAAGCCTCAGTGCTCTCTGAAGCCATTGAATACATTAAGTTCTTACACCAACAAGTTTCA GCTCTGAGTAACCCATACATGAATAGTGGAGCTTCTTTACAGCATCAACAG AGTGATCATCCGAAAGAGCTAGAAGTATCCAAAGAACCAGATCTTAGAAGTCAAGGTTTATGTTTAGTACCAGTTTCGAGCACATTTCCAGTGACACACGATACTACAGTAGATTTCTGGACTCCTACCTTTGGTGGGACTTTTAGATAG